A genome region from Rhinopithecus roxellana isolate Shanxi Qingling chromosome 10, ASM756505v1, whole genome shotgun sequence includes the following:
- the IL22 gene encoding interleukin-22: MAALQKSVSSFLMGTLATSCLLLLALSVQGGAAVPISSHCRLDKSNFQQPYITNRTFMLAKEASLADNNTDVRLIGEKLFRGISTSERCYLMKQVLNFTLEEVLLPQSDRFQPYMQEVVPFLARLSNSLSTCHIEGDDLHIQRNVQNLKDTVKKLGESGEIKAIGELDLLFMSLRNACI; the protein is encoded by the exons ATGGCAGCCCTGCAGAAATCTGTGAGCTCTTTCCTTATGGGGACTCTGGCCACCAGCTGCCTCCTTCTCTTGGCCCTCTCGGTGCAGGGAGGAGCAGCTGTACCCATCAGCTCCCACTGCAGGCTTGACAAGTCCAACTTCCAGCAGCCCTATATCACCAACCGCACCTTCATGCTGGCTAAGGAG gCTAGCTTGGCTGATAACAACACAGACGTTCGTCTCATTGGGGAAAAGCTGTTCCGCGGAATCAGT ACGAGTGAGCGCTGCTATCTGATGAAGCAGGTGCTGAACTTCACCCTTGAAGAAGTGCTGCTCCCTCAATCTGATAGGTTCCAGCCTTATATGCAGGAGGTGGTGCCCTTCCTGGCCAGGCTCAGCAACAGTCTAAGCACATGT cacATTGAAGGTGATGACCTGCATATCCAGAGGAATGTGCAAAACCTGAAGGACACAGTGAAAAAG CTTGGAGAGAGTGGAGAGATCAAAGCAATTGGAGAACTGGATTTGCTGTTTATGTCTCTGAGAAATGCCTGCATTTGA